From the genome of Symphalangus syndactylus isolate Jambi chromosome 5, NHGRI_mSymSyn1-v2.1_pri, whole genome shotgun sequence, one region includes:
- the SLC6A12 gene encoding sodium- and chloride-dependent betaine transporter isoform X3, with translation MDGKVAVQEHGPPAASWVPEEGEKLDQEDEDQVKDRGQWTNKMEFVLSVAGEIIGLGNVWRFPYLCYKNGGGAFFIPYFIFFFVCGIPVFFLEVALGQYTSQGSVTAWRKICPLFQGIGLASVVIESYLNVYYIIVLAWALFYLFSSFTSELPWTTCNNFWNTEHCMDFLNQSGAGTVTPSENFTSPVMEFWERRVLGITSGIHDLGALRWELALCLLLAWVICYFCIWKGVKSTGKVVYFTATFPYLMLVILLIRGVTLPGAYQGIIYYLKPDLFRLKDPQVWMDAGTQIFFSFAICQGCLTALGSYNKYHNNCYKDCIALCFLNSATSFVAGFVVFSILGFMSQEQGVPISEVAESVRAQVHTHAVLRETPLSRGQHTPWSLPDYAVYLAGPGLAFIAFPKAVTMMPLSQLWSCLFFIMLIFLGLDSQFVCVECLVTASIDMFPRQLQKSGRRELLILSIAVTCYLIGLFLVTEGGMYIFQLFDYYASSGICLLFLSVFEVVCISWVYGADRFYDNIEDMIGYRPWPLVKISWLFLTPGLCLRLRQLITPDSSLPQPKQHLYLDGSAGQNFGPSPAKEGLIAGEKETHL, from the exons ATGGACGGGAAGGTGGCAGTGCAAGAGCATGGGCCTCCTGCGGCCTCCTGGGTCCCCGAGGAGGGAGAGAAGTTGGACCAGGAAGACGAGGACCAGGTGAAGGATCGGGGCCAATGGACCAACAAGATGGAGTTTGTGCTGTCAGTGGCCGGGGAGATCATTGGGCTGGGCAATGTCTGGAGGTTTCCCTATCTCTGCTACAAAAACGGAGGTG GAGCCTTCTTCATCCCCTACTTCATCTTCTTCTTTGTCTGCGGCATCCCGGTGTTCTTCCTGGAGGTGGCGTTGGGCCAATACACCAGCCAAGGGAGTGTCACAGCCTGGAGGAAGATCTGCCCCCTCTTCCAGG GCATTGGTCTGGCGTCTGTGGTCATTGAGTCGTATTTGAATGTCTACTACATCATCGTCCTTGCTTGGGCCCTGTTCTACCTGTTCAGCTCCTTCACCTCGGAGCTGCCCTGGACGACCTGCAACAACTTTTGGAACACAG AGCATTGCATGGACTTTCTGAACCAGTCAGGAGCCGGCACAGTGACCCCATCTGAGAATTTTACCTCACCTGTCATGGAATTCTGGGA GAGACGAGTTCTGGGCATCACCTCGGGCATCCATGACCTGGGCGCCCTGCGCTGGGAGCTGGCCCTGTGCCTCCTGCTCGCCTGGGTCATCTGCTATTTCTGCATCTGGAAGGGGGTCAAGTCCACAGGCAAG GTGGTTTATTTCACAGCCACGTTTCCCTACCTGATGCTTGTCATCTTGCTGATCCGAGGTGTCACCCTTCCCGGAGCCTACCAGGGCATCATCTATTACTTGAAGCCAGATTTGTTCCGCCTCAAGGACCCTCAG GTGTGGATGGATGCGGGCACCCAGATCTTCTTCTCCTTTGCCATCTGCCAGGGGTGCCTGACAGCCCTGGGCAGCTACAACAAGTACCACAACAACTGCTACAA GGACTGCATCGCCCTCTGCTTCCTGAACAGTGCCACCAGCTTTGTGGCTGGGTTTGTTGTCTTCTCCATCCTGGGCTTCATGTCCCAAGAGCAAGGAGTGCCCATTTCTGAAGTGGCCGAGTCAG TGCgtgcacaggtacacacacacgcaGTGCTTAGAGAGACGCCTCTTTCCCGAGGGCAGCACACGCCCTGGAGCCTCCCTGACTATGCTGTGTACCTGGCAGGTCCTGGGCTGGCCTTCATCGCCTTCCCCAAGGCTGTGACTATGATGCCCTTATCCCAGCTGTGGTCCTGTCTGTTCTTTATCATGCTCATATTCCTAGGGCTGGACAGCCAG TTTGTCTGTGTGGAGTGCCTGGTGACAGCCTCCATAGACATGTTCCCCAGGCAGCTCCAGAAGAGCGGGCGGCGCGAGCTCCTCATCCTCAGCATCGCTGTCACGTGCTACCTCATAGGGCTCTTCCTGGTCACCGAG GGCGGGATGTACATCTTCCAGCTGTTTGACTACTATGCTTCCAGTGGCATATGCCTGCTGTTCCTGTCAGTGTTTGAAGTGGTCTGCATCAGCTGGGTGTATg GGGCGGACCGTTTCTATGACAACATTGAGGACATGATTGGCTACCGGCCATGGCCCCTGGTGAAGATCTCCTGGCTCTTCCTGACTCCTGGACTTTGCCTG CGCCTGCGTCAGCTCATCACCCCTGACTCCAGTCTGCCGCAGCCCAAGCAACATCTCTACTTGGATGGCAGTGCTGGCCAGAACTTTGGGCCCTCCCCAGCAAAGGAAGGACTGATAGCCGGGGAGAAGGAGACCCATTTGTAG
- the SLC6A12 gene encoding sodium- and chloride-dependent betaine transporter isoform X1, translating to MDGKVAVQEHGPPAASWVPEEGEKLDQEDEDQVKDRGQWTNKMEFVLSVAGEIIGLGNVWRFPYLCYKNGGGAFFIPYFIFFFVCGIPVFFLEVALGQYTSQGSVTAWRKICPLFQGIGLASVVIESYLNVYYIIVLAWALFYLFSSFTSELPWTTCNNFWNTEHCMDFLNQSGAGTVTPSENFTSPVMEFWERRVLGITSGIHDLGALRWELALCLLLAWVICYFCIWKGVKSTGKVVYFTATFPYLMLVILLIRGVTLPGAYQGIIYYLKPDLFRLKDPQVWMDAGTQIFFSFAICQGCLTALGSYNKYHNNCYKDCIALCFLNSATSFVAGFVVFSILGFMSQEQGVPISEVAESVRAQVHTHAVLRETPLSRGQHTPWSLPDYAVYLAGPGLAFIAFPKAVTMMPLSQLWSCLFFIMLIFLGLDSQFVCVECLVTASIDMFPRQLQKSGRRELLILSIAVTCYLIGLFLVTEGGMYIFQLFDYYASSGICLLFLSVFEVVCISWVYGADRFYDNIEDMIGYRPWPLVKISWLFLTPGLCLATFLFSLSKYTPLKYNNVYVYPPWGYSIGWFLALSSMVCVPLFVIITLLKTQGSFTKRLRQLITPDSSLPQPKQHLYLDGSAGQNFGPSPAKEGLIAGEKETHL from the exons ATGGACGGGAAGGTGGCAGTGCAAGAGCATGGGCCTCCTGCGGCCTCCTGGGTCCCCGAGGAGGGAGAGAAGTTGGACCAGGAAGACGAGGACCAGGTGAAGGATCGGGGCCAATGGACCAACAAGATGGAGTTTGTGCTGTCAGTGGCCGGGGAGATCATTGGGCTGGGCAATGTCTGGAGGTTTCCCTATCTCTGCTACAAAAACGGAGGTG GAGCCTTCTTCATCCCCTACTTCATCTTCTTCTTTGTCTGCGGCATCCCGGTGTTCTTCCTGGAGGTGGCGTTGGGCCAATACACCAGCCAAGGGAGTGTCACAGCCTGGAGGAAGATCTGCCCCCTCTTCCAGG GCATTGGTCTGGCGTCTGTGGTCATTGAGTCGTATTTGAATGTCTACTACATCATCGTCCTTGCTTGGGCCCTGTTCTACCTGTTCAGCTCCTTCACCTCGGAGCTGCCCTGGACGACCTGCAACAACTTTTGGAACACAG AGCATTGCATGGACTTTCTGAACCAGTCAGGAGCCGGCACAGTGACCCCATCTGAGAATTTTACCTCACCTGTCATGGAATTCTGGGA GAGACGAGTTCTGGGCATCACCTCGGGCATCCATGACCTGGGCGCCCTGCGCTGGGAGCTGGCCCTGTGCCTCCTGCTCGCCTGGGTCATCTGCTATTTCTGCATCTGGAAGGGGGTCAAGTCCACAGGCAAG GTGGTTTATTTCACAGCCACGTTTCCCTACCTGATGCTTGTCATCTTGCTGATCCGAGGTGTCACCCTTCCCGGAGCCTACCAGGGCATCATCTATTACTTGAAGCCAGATTTGTTCCGCCTCAAGGACCCTCAG GTGTGGATGGATGCGGGCACCCAGATCTTCTTCTCCTTTGCCATCTGCCAGGGGTGCCTGACAGCCCTGGGCAGCTACAACAAGTACCACAACAACTGCTACAA GGACTGCATCGCCCTCTGCTTCCTGAACAGTGCCACCAGCTTTGTGGCTGGGTTTGTTGTCTTCTCCATCCTGGGCTTCATGTCCCAAGAGCAAGGAGTGCCCATTTCTGAAGTGGCCGAGTCAG TGCgtgcacaggtacacacacacgcaGTGCTTAGAGAGACGCCTCTTTCCCGAGGGCAGCACACGCCCTGGAGCCTCCCTGACTATGCTGTGTACCTGGCAGGTCCTGGGCTGGCCTTCATCGCCTTCCCCAAGGCTGTGACTATGATGCCCTTATCCCAGCTGTGGTCCTGTCTGTTCTTTATCATGCTCATATTCCTAGGGCTGGACAGCCAG TTTGTCTGTGTGGAGTGCCTGGTGACAGCCTCCATAGACATGTTCCCCAGGCAGCTCCAGAAGAGCGGGCGGCGCGAGCTCCTCATCCTCAGCATCGCTGTCACGTGCTACCTCATAGGGCTCTTCCTGGTCACCGAG GGCGGGATGTACATCTTCCAGCTGTTTGACTACTATGCTTCCAGTGGCATATGCCTGCTGTTCCTGTCAGTGTTTGAAGTGGTCTGCATCAGCTGGGTGTATg GGGCGGACCGTTTCTATGACAACATTGAGGACATGATTGGCTACCGGCCATGGCCCCTGGTGAAGATCTCCTGGCTCTTCCTGACTCCTGGACTTTGCCTG gcCACTTTCCTCTTCTCCTTGAGCAAGTACACCCCCCTCAAGTACAACAACGTCTATGTGTACCCGCCCTGGGGATACTCCATTGGCTGGTTCCTGGCTCTGTCTTCCATGGTCTGTGTCCCACTCTTCGTCATCATCACCCTCTTGAAGACTCAGGGTTCTTTCACGAAG CGCCTGCGTCAGCTCATCACCCCTGACTCCAGTCTGCCGCAGCCCAAGCAACATCTCTACTTGGATGGCAGTGCTGGCCAGAACTTTGGGCCCTCCCCAGCAAAGGAAGGACTGATAGCCGGGGAGAAGGAGACCCATTTGTAG
- the SLC6A12 gene encoding sodium- and chloride-dependent betaine transporter isoform X2, giving the protein MDGKVAVQEHGPPAASWVPEEGEKLDQEDEDQVKDRGQWTNKMEFVLSVAGEIIGLGNVWRFPYLCYKNGGGAFFIPYFIFFFVCGIPVFFLEVALGQYTSQGSVTAWRKICPLFQGIGLASVVIESYLNVYYIIVLAWALFYLFSSFTSELPWTTCNNFWNTEHCMDFLNQSGAGTVTPSENFTSPVMEFWERRVLGITSGIHDLGALRWELALCLLLAWVICYFCIWKGVKSTGKVVYFTATFPYLMLVILLIRGVTLPGAYQGIIYYLKPDLFRLKDPQVWMDAGTQIFFSFAICQGCLTALGSYNKYHNNCYKDCIALCFLNSATSFVAGFVVFSILGFMSQEQGVPISEVAESGPGLAFIAFPKAVTMMPLSQLWSCLFFIMLIFLGLDSQFVCVECLVTASIDMFPRQLQKSGRRELLILSIAVTCYLIGLFLVTEGGMYIFQLFDYYASSGICLLFLSVFEVVCISWVYGADRFYDNIEDMIGYRPWPLVKISWLFLTPGLCLATFLFSLSKYTPLKYNNVYVYPPWGYSIGWFLALSSMVCVPLFVIITLLKTQGSFTKRLRQLITPDSSLPQPKQHLYLDGSAGQNFGPSPAKEGLIAGEKETHL; this is encoded by the exons ATGGACGGGAAGGTGGCAGTGCAAGAGCATGGGCCTCCTGCGGCCTCCTGGGTCCCCGAGGAGGGAGAGAAGTTGGACCAGGAAGACGAGGACCAGGTGAAGGATCGGGGCCAATGGACCAACAAGATGGAGTTTGTGCTGTCAGTGGCCGGGGAGATCATTGGGCTGGGCAATGTCTGGAGGTTTCCCTATCTCTGCTACAAAAACGGAGGTG GAGCCTTCTTCATCCCCTACTTCATCTTCTTCTTTGTCTGCGGCATCCCGGTGTTCTTCCTGGAGGTGGCGTTGGGCCAATACACCAGCCAAGGGAGTGTCACAGCCTGGAGGAAGATCTGCCCCCTCTTCCAGG GCATTGGTCTGGCGTCTGTGGTCATTGAGTCGTATTTGAATGTCTACTACATCATCGTCCTTGCTTGGGCCCTGTTCTACCTGTTCAGCTCCTTCACCTCGGAGCTGCCCTGGACGACCTGCAACAACTTTTGGAACACAG AGCATTGCATGGACTTTCTGAACCAGTCAGGAGCCGGCACAGTGACCCCATCTGAGAATTTTACCTCACCTGTCATGGAATTCTGGGA GAGACGAGTTCTGGGCATCACCTCGGGCATCCATGACCTGGGCGCCCTGCGCTGGGAGCTGGCCCTGTGCCTCCTGCTCGCCTGGGTCATCTGCTATTTCTGCATCTGGAAGGGGGTCAAGTCCACAGGCAAG GTGGTTTATTTCACAGCCACGTTTCCCTACCTGATGCTTGTCATCTTGCTGATCCGAGGTGTCACCCTTCCCGGAGCCTACCAGGGCATCATCTATTACTTGAAGCCAGATTTGTTCCGCCTCAAGGACCCTCAG GTGTGGATGGATGCGGGCACCCAGATCTTCTTCTCCTTTGCCATCTGCCAGGGGTGCCTGACAGCCCTGGGCAGCTACAACAAGTACCACAACAACTGCTACAA GGACTGCATCGCCCTCTGCTTCCTGAACAGTGCCACCAGCTTTGTGGCTGGGTTTGTTGTCTTCTCCATCCTGGGCTTCATGTCCCAAGAGCAAGGAGTGCCCATTTCTGAAGTGGCCGAGTCAG GTCCTGGGCTGGCCTTCATCGCCTTCCCCAAGGCTGTGACTATGATGCCCTTATCCCAGCTGTGGTCCTGTCTGTTCTTTATCATGCTCATATTCCTAGGGCTGGACAGCCAG TTTGTCTGTGTGGAGTGCCTGGTGACAGCCTCCATAGACATGTTCCCCAGGCAGCTCCAGAAGAGCGGGCGGCGCGAGCTCCTCATCCTCAGCATCGCTGTCACGTGCTACCTCATAGGGCTCTTCCTGGTCACCGAG GGCGGGATGTACATCTTCCAGCTGTTTGACTACTATGCTTCCAGTGGCATATGCCTGCTGTTCCTGTCAGTGTTTGAAGTGGTCTGCATCAGCTGGGTGTATg GGGCGGACCGTTTCTATGACAACATTGAGGACATGATTGGCTACCGGCCATGGCCCCTGGTGAAGATCTCCTGGCTCTTCCTGACTCCTGGACTTTGCCTG gcCACTTTCCTCTTCTCCTTGAGCAAGTACACCCCCCTCAAGTACAACAACGTCTATGTGTACCCGCCCTGGGGATACTCCATTGGCTGGTTCCTGGCTCTGTCTTCCATGGTCTGTGTCCCACTCTTCGTCATCATCACCCTCTTGAAGACTCAGGGTTCTTTCACGAAG CGCCTGCGTCAGCTCATCACCCCTGACTCCAGTCTGCCGCAGCCCAAGCAACATCTCTACTTGGATGGCAGTGCTGGCCAGAACTTTGGGCCCTCCCCAGCAAAGGAAGGACTGATAGCCGGGGAGAAGGAGACCCATTTGTAG
- the SLC6A12 gene encoding sodium- and chloride-dependent betaine transporter isoform X4, producing the protein MDFLNQSGAGTVTPSENFTSPVMEFWERRVLGITSGIHDLGALRWELALCLLLAWVICYFCIWKGVKSTGKVVYFTATFPYLMLVILLIRGVTLPGAYQGIIYYLKPDLFRLKDPQVWMDAGTQIFFSFAICQGCLTALGSYNKYHNNCYKDCIALCFLNSATSFVAGFVVFSILGFMSQEQGVPISEVAESGPGLAFIAFPKAVTMMPLSQLWSCLFFIMLIFLGLDSQFVCVECLVTASIDMFPRQLQKSGRRELLILSIAVTCYLIGLFLVTEGGMYIFQLFDYYASSGICLLFLSVFEVVCISWVYGADRFYDNIEDMIGYRPWPLVKISWLFLTPGLCLATFLFSLSKYTPLKYNNVYVYPPWGYSIGWFLALSSMVCVPLFVIITLLKTQGSFTKRLRQLITPDSSLPQPKQHLYLDGSAGQNFGPSPAKEGLIAGEKETHL; encoded by the exons ATGGACTTTCTGAACCAGTCAGGAGCCGGCACAGTGACCCCATCTGAGAATTTTACCTCACCTGTCATGGAATTCTGGGA GAGACGAGTTCTGGGCATCACCTCGGGCATCCATGACCTGGGCGCCCTGCGCTGGGAGCTGGCCCTGTGCCTCCTGCTCGCCTGGGTCATCTGCTATTTCTGCATCTGGAAGGGGGTCAAGTCCACAGGCAAG GTGGTTTATTTCACAGCCACGTTTCCCTACCTGATGCTTGTCATCTTGCTGATCCGAGGTGTCACCCTTCCCGGAGCCTACCAGGGCATCATCTATTACTTGAAGCCAGATTTGTTCCGCCTCAAGGACCCTCAG GTGTGGATGGATGCGGGCACCCAGATCTTCTTCTCCTTTGCCATCTGCCAGGGGTGCCTGACAGCCCTGGGCAGCTACAACAAGTACCACAACAACTGCTACAA GGACTGCATCGCCCTCTGCTTCCTGAACAGTGCCACCAGCTTTGTGGCTGGGTTTGTTGTCTTCTCCATCCTGGGCTTCATGTCCCAAGAGCAAGGAGTGCCCATTTCTGAAGTGGCCGAGTCAG GTCCTGGGCTGGCCTTCATCGCCTTCCCCAAGGCTGTGACTATGATGCCCTTATCCCAGCTGTGGTCCTGTCTGTTCTTTATCATGCTCATATTCCTAGGGCTGGACAGCCAG TTTGTCTGTGTGGAGTGCCTGGTGACAGCCTCCATAGACATGTTCCCCAGGCAGCTCCAGAAGAGCGGGCGGCGCGAGCTCCTCATCCTCAGCATCGCTGTCACGTGCTACCTCATAGGGCTCTTCCTGGTCACCGAG GGCGGGATGTACATCTTCCAGCTGTTTGACTACTATGCTTCCAGTGGCATATGCCTGCTGTTCCTGTCAGTGTTTGAAGTGGTCTGCATCAGCTGGGTGTATg GGGCGGACCGTTTCTATGACAACATTGAGGACATGATTGGCTACCGGCCATGGCCCCTGGTGAAGATCTCCTGGCTCTTCCTGACTCCTGGACTTTGCCTG gcCACTTTCCTCTTCTCCTTGAGCAAGTACACCCCCCTCAAGTACAACAACGTCTATGTGTACCCGCCCTGGGGATACTCCATTGGCTGGTTCCTGGCTCTGTCTTCCATGGTCTGTGTCCCACTCTTCGTCATCATCACCCTCTTGAAGACTCAGGGTTCTTTCACGAAG CGCCTGCGTCAGCTCATCACCCCTGACTCCAGTCTGCCGCAGCCCAAGCAACATCTCTACTTGGATGGCAGTGCTGGCCAGAACTTTGGGCCCTCCCCAGCAAAGGAAGGACTGATAGCCGGGGAGAAGGAGACCCATTTGTAG
- the SLC6A12 gene encoding sodium- and chloride-dependent betaine transporter isoform X5, translated as MDFLNQSGAGTVTPSENFTSPVMEFWERRVLGITSGIHDLGALRWELALCLLLAWVICYFCIWKGVKSTGKVVYFTATFPYLMLVILLIRGVTLPGAYQGIIYYLKPDLFRLKDPQVWMDAGTQIFFSFAICQGCLTALGSYNKYHNNCYKDCIALCFLNSATSFVAGFVVFSILGFMSQEQGVPISEVAESVRAQVHTHAVLRETPLSRGQHTPWSLPDYAVYLAGPGLAFIAFPKAVTMMPLSQLWSCLFFIMLIFLGLDSQFVCVECLVTASIDMFPRQLQKSGRRELLILSIAVTCYLIGLFLVTEGGMYIFQLFDYYASSGICLLFLSVFEVVCISWVYGADRFYDNIEDMIGYRPWPLVKISWLFLTPGLCLATFLFSLSKYTPLKYNNVYVYPPWGYSIGWFLALSSMVCVPLFVIITLLKTQGSFTKRLRQLITPDSSLPQPKQHLYLDGSAGQNFGPSPAKEGLIAGEKETHL; from the exons ATGGACTTTCTGAACCAGTCAGGAGCCGGCACAGTGACCCCATCTGAGAATTTTACCTCACCTGTCATGGAATTCTGGGA GAGACGAGTTCTGGGCATCACCTCGGGCATCCATGACCTGGGCGCCCTGCGCTGGGAGCTGGCCCTGTGCCTCCTGCTCGCCTGGGTCATCTGCTATTTCTGCATCTGGAAGGGGGTCAAGTCCACAGGCAAG GTGGTTTATTTCACAGCCACGTTTCCCTACCTGATGCTTGTCATCTTGCTGATCCGAGGTGTCACCCTTCCCGGAGCCTACCAGGGCATCATCTATTACTTGAAGCCAGATTTGTTCCGCCTCAAGGACCCTCAG GTGTGGATGGATGCGGGCACCCAGATCTTCTTCTCCTTTGCCATCTGCCAGGGGTGCCTGACAGCCCTGGGCAGCTACAACAAGTACCACAACAACTGCTACAA GGACTGCATCGCCCTCTGCTTCCTGAACAGTGCCACCAGCTTTGTGGCTGGGTTTGTTGTCTTCTCCATCCTGGGCTTCATGTCCCAAGAGCAAGGAGTGCCCATTTCTGAAGTGGCCGAGTCAG TGCgtgcacaggtacacacacacgcaGTGCTTAGAGAGACGCCTCTTTCCCGAGGGCAGCACACGCCCTGGAGCCTCCCTGACTATGCTGTGTACCTGGCAGGTCCTGGGCTGGCCTTCATCGCCTTCCCCAAGGCTGTGACTATGATGCCCTTATCCCAGCTGTGGTCCTGTCTGTTCTTTATCATGCTCATATTCCTAGGGCTGGACAGCCAG TTTGTCTGTGTGGAGTGCCTGGTGACAGCCTCCATAGACATGTTCCCCAGGCAGCTCCAGAAGAGCGGGCGGCGCGAGCTCCTCATCCTCAGCATCGCTGTCACGTGCTACCTCATAGGGCTCTTCCTGGTCACCGAG GGCGGGATGTACATCTTCCAGCTGTTTGACTACTATGCTTCCAGTGGCATATGCCTGCTGTTCCTGTCAGTGTTTGAAGTGGTCTGCATCAGCTGGGTGTATg GGGCGGACCGTTTCTATGACAACATTGAGGACATGATTGGCTACCGGCCATGGCCCCTGGTGAAGATCTCCTGGCTCTTCCTGACTCCTGGACTTTGCCTG gcCACTTTCCTCTTCTCCTTGAGCAAGTACACCCCCCTCAAGTACAACAACGTCTATGTGTACCCGCCCTGGGGATACTCCATTGGCTGGTTCCTGGCTCTGTCTTCCATGGTCTGTGTCCCACTCTTCGTCATCATCACCCTCTTGAAGACTCAGGGTTCTTTCACGAAG CGCCTGCGTCAGCTCATCACCCCTGACTCCAGTCTGCCGCAGCCCAAGCAACATCTCTACTTGGATGGCAGTGCTGGCCAGAACTTTGGGCCCTCCCCAGCAAAGGAAGGACTGATAGCCGGGGAGAAGGAGACCCATTTGTAG